One region of Flavobacterium pisciphilum genomic DNA includes:
- the cmk gene encoding (d)CMP kinase: protein MKKITIAIDGFSSTGKSTLAKQLAKHLEYVYVDTGAMYRAVALYAMKNGYISADSFDKEKLVASLPSIQLVFQYNAELGFGEMYLNGENVEKEIRTIEVSSFVSKVAEVSQVRSKLVEQQQEMGKNKGIVMDGRDIGTVVFPDAELKIFMTASASTRAQRRFDELQQKGDNVSYEEVLKNVEERDYIDTHREDSPLVIADDAVEIDNSYLNKEEQFTSVMELVNDVVKTA, encoded by the coding sequence TTGAAAAAAATAACGATAGCAATCGATGGATTTTCATCGACTGGAAAAAGTACTTTGGCAAAACAATTAGCAAAACATTTAGAATATGTATATGTAGATACTGGAGCTATGTATAGAGCAGTAGCGCTTTATGCAATGAAAAATGGATATATAAGTGCTGATTCTTTTGATAAAGAAAAACTAGTTGCAAGTTTACCTTCTATTCAATTGGTTTTTCAATATAATGCCGAATTAGGTTTTGGAGAAATGTATTTAAATGGAGAAAATGTAGAAAAAGAAATTAGAACGATTGAGGTTTCTAGTTTTGTAAGTAAAGTTGCCGAAGTTTCTCAGGTGCGTTCTAAATTGGTAGAGCAGCAACAGGAAATGGGGAAAAACAAAGGGATTGTTATGGACGGTAGAGATATAGGAACTGTAGTTTTTCCTGATGCTGAGCTTAAAATATTTATGACGGCAAGCGCTAGTACTCGTGCACAGAGACGTTTTGATGAGTTACAGCAAAAAGGAGACAATGTGTCTTATGAGGAAGTATTAAAAAATGTAGAAGAGCGTGATTATATTGATACACATCGAGAAGATTCACCATTGGTAATTGCCGATGATGCTGTAGAAATTGATAATTCGTACCTAAATAAAGAAGAACAATTTACTTCAGTTATGGAATTAGTGAATGATGTTGTAAAAACAGCTTAA
- a CDS encoding nucleoside permease, with translation MGIKNRLIIMSFLQFFVWGAWLITIGNYWFGTKNWEGTQFGLVFGTMGIASLFMPTLTGIIADRWINAEKLYGALHILYALVLFAIAQVTTPDHFIYVMFVAMCCYMPTIALSNSISYTSLKLNNKNIVKDFPPIRVWGTIGFIVAMWITNLSGSKANEYQFYIAGIGALVLGIYAFTLPKCEPQCLTKEDASLVETLGLEAFKLFGNYKMALFFVFSMFLGGALQLTNAYGDVFLDEFKHFPKYADSFVIQYSTIIMSISQVSETLFILAIPFFLKRFGIKQVMLISMLAWVLRFGLFAFGDPVNGLWMIIMSCIVYGMAFDFFNISGSLFVESNTDSKIRSSAQGLFMMMTNGVGAVLGSLTSGWAIDRFFTKSFNNTTELAGFLQTEPTNSKMLEFVNSHGNTVSADGVFASEILMKDWHNIWLSFAAYALVIAIAFAILFKHKHDPKEIENLSH, from the coding sequence ATGGGAATTAAAAACAGATTGATTATAATGAGCTTTCTTCAGTTTTTTGTTTGGGGAGCATGGCTTATTACAATCGGAAATTATTGGTTTGGAACAAAAAATTGGGAGGGAACTCAATTTGGTTTAGTTTTCGGTACCATGGGAATTGCTTCTTTATTTATGCCAACCCTTACAGGGATTATAGCTGATAGATGGATTAATGCTGAAAAATTATACGGCGCCTTACACATTCTATATGCGTTGGTCTTATTTGCAATAGCACAAGTAACAACTCCAGATCATTTTATATATGTGATGTTTGTAGCAATGTGTTGCTATATGCCTACAATTGCACTAAGTAATTCAATTTCATACACTTCGCTTAAATTAAATAATAAAAACATAGTAAAAGATTTTCCGCCTATTCGTGTATGGGGAACAATTGGTTTTATTGTTGCTATGTGGATTACCAATCTAAGCGGAAGCAAAGCAAATGAATATCAATTTTATATTGCTGGAATTGGTGCGTTAGTTCTAGGAATTTATGCCTTTACATTGCCAAAATGTGAGCCACAGTGTTTGACTAAAGAAGATGCTTCTTTAGTTGAAACATTAGGTTTGGAGGCTTTTAAGTTGTTCGGAAATTATAAAATGGCTTTGTTCTTTGTTTTCTCTATGTTTTTAGGAGGAGCTTTACAGTTAACTAATGCTTATGGTGATGTTTTCTTGGATGAGTTCAAGCATTTTCCAAAATATGCAGATTCGTTTGTAATTCAATATTCTACAATTATAATGTCGATTTCACAGGTTTCAGAAACCTTGTTTATTTTGGCAATTCCATTTTTCTTAAAGCGTTTTGGTATCAAACAAGTAATGCTTATTAGTATGCTTGCTTGGGTGTTGCGTTTTGGATTATTTGCTTTTGGAGACCCTGTAAATGGTTTATGGATGATTATTATGTCATGTATAGTTTATGGAATGGCATTTGATTTCTTTAATATATCAGGTTCATTATTTGTAGAAAGTAATACTGATTCTAAAATACGTTCTTCGGCACAGGGATTGTTCATGATGATGACCAATGGAGTAGGTGCTGTTTTAGGAAGTTTAACTTCGGGATGGGCAATTGATCGTTTCTTTACAAAATCATTTAATAATACAACAGAATTGGCTGGGTTTCTTCAAACGGAGCCTACAAATTCTAAGATGTTAGAGTTTGTGAATAGTCATGGAAACACTGTTTCTGCTGATGGCGTTTTTGCTAGTGAGATATTAATGAAGGATTGGCATAACATCTGGCTGTCGTTTGCAGCTTATGCATTAGTTATTGCAATTGCTTTTGCTATTTTGTTTAAGCACAAACATGATCCAAAAGAGATTGAAAATTTGAGTCATTAA
- the rpsA gene encoding 30S ribosomal protein S1, producing MSEQVKSQEEFLANFNWHNFEEGIDAVDEKNLQEFEDLVSKTFIATDQEEVVEGVVVRITDRDVIVDINAKSEGVISLNEFRYNPNLKVGDKVEVLIDIREDKTGQLVLSHRKARTIKSWDRVIAANETGEIVNGFVKCRTKGGMIVDVFGIEAFLPGSQIDVKPIRDYDVYVNKMMEFKVVKINHEFKNVVVSHKALIEADIEVQKKEIIGQLQKGQVLEGVVKNITSYGVFIDLGGVDGLIHITDLSWSRINHPSEVLELDQKLNVVILDFDDEKTRIQLGLKQLNAHPWDALDANLTIGDKVKGKVVVIADYGAFIEVAEGVEGLIHVSEMSWSTHLRSAQDFVKVGDVVEAVILTLDRDDRKMSLGIKQLTQDPWTDITSKYPVGSKHTGIVRNFTNFGIFVELEEGIDGLIYISDLSWTKKIKHPSEFVNVGEKLDVVVLELDVEGRKLSLGHKQTTANPWDQYEDSFAVGTIHNGEISEIVDKGATVEFGDDIVAFIPTRHLEKEDGKKLKKGESADFKVIEFNKEFKRVVASHTAIFREEEEKNVKTATENTSSASTNAPAATLGDNNDVLAALKAKMEKTEKK from the coding sequence ATGTCTGAACAAGTAAAATCACAAGAAGAGTTTTTAGCAAATTTTAACTGGCACAATTTCGAAGAAGGTATTGATGCAGTAGATGAGAAAAACTTACAAGAATTCGAAGACTTAGTATCAAAAACTTTCATCGCTACTGATCAAGAAGAAGTAGTAGAAGGTGTAGTTGTTAGAATTACAGATAGAGACGTTATCGTTGATATCAACGCAAAATCGGAAGGTGTTATTTCTTTAAACGAATTCCGTTACAACCCAAACTTAAAAGTAGGTGACAAAGTTGAAGTATTAATTGACATCCGTGAGGATAAAACAGGTCAATTAGTATTGTCTCATAGAAAAGCACGTACTATCAAATCATGGGATAGAGTTATCGCTGCAAACGAAACAGGTGAAATCGTTAATGGTTTTGTAAAATGCAGAACTAAAGGTGGTATGATCGTTGACGTTTTCGGAATCGAAGCTTTCTTACCGGGTTCTCAAATTGACGTTAAGCCAATTAGAGACTACGATGTATATGTAAACAAAATGATGGAATTCAAAGTGGTAAAAATTAACCACGAATTCAAAAACGTTGTTGTATCTCATAAAGCGCTTATCGAAGCTGATATCGAAGTACAGAAAAAAGAAATCATCGGTCAATTACAAAAAGGACAAGTATTAGAAGGTGTTGTTAAAAACATTACTTCTTATGGTGTGTTTATTGACTTAGGTGGTGTTGATGGATTAATTCACATTACTGACCTTTCTTGGAGTAGAATCAACCACCCAAGTGAAGTTCTTGAATTAGACCAAAAATTAAACGTTGTAATCCTTGATTTCGATGATGAGAAAACAAGAATTCAATTAGGATTGAAACAATTAAACGCTCACCCATGGGATGCTTTAGATGCTAATTTAACTATTGGTGATAAAGTAAAAGGTAAAGTAGTTGTAATCGCTGATTACGGTGCATTTATCGAAGTTGCTGAAGGTGTTGAAGGTTTAATCCACGTTTCAGAAATGTCATGGTCAACTCATTTACGTTCTGCTCAAGATTTCGTAAAAGTTGGTGATGTAGTTGAAGCTGTTATCTTAACTCTTGACAGAGATGACCGTAAAATGTCATTAGGTATCAAACAATTGACTCAAGATCCATGGACTGATATCACTTCTAAATACCCAGTAGGTTCTAAACATACAGGTATCGTTAGAAACTTTACAAACTTTGGTATTTTCGTAGAATTAGAAGAAGGAATTGATGGATTAATCTACATCTCTGACTTATCTTGGACTAAGAAAATCAAACACCCATCTGAATTTGTAAATGTTGGTGAGAAACTTGATGTAGTTGTATTAGAATTAGATGTTGAAGGACGTAAATTATCTTTAGGTCACAAACAAACTACTGCTAATCCTTGGGATCAATACGAAGATTCTTTCGCTGTAGGAACTATCCACAATGGTGAAATTTCTGAAATCGTTGACAAAGGAGCTACTGTAGAATTCGGAGATGATATCGTTGCTTTCATTCCTACTCGTCACCTTGAAAAAGAAGACGGAAAGAAATTGAAAAAAGGAGAATCAGCTGATTTCAAAGTAATCGAATTTAACAAAGAATTCAAAAGAGTTGTTGCTTCTCACACTGCTATCTTCCGTGAAGAAGAAGAGAAAAATGTGAAAACTGCAACTGAAAATACTTCATCTGCATCTACAAACGCACCAGCTGCAACTTTAGGTGATAACAATGATGTATTAGCTGCATTAAAAGCTAAAATGGAAAAAACTGAGAAAAAATAA
- a CDS encoding ExbD/TolR family protein yields the protein METYKKDKKVRSKKLSTRVDLTAMVSVSFLLIAFFMITNELGKPKTISLALPDKDPDNIWLGGCGIMDGSRIITILLDDHDRIISYHGLLERPIDSPKEMKYGKDGIRKELYSKNKSIKEYSAQIGKPKNGVIVIIKPSKKSNYKNLVDILDEMAIAKIDTYTIINNFTPEESKLLAAR from the coding sequence ATGGAAACCTATAAAAAAGACAAAAAAGTAAGAAGTAAAAAACTAAGTACAAGAGTCGATTTAACTGCCATGGTGAGCGTCTCTTTTTTATTAATTGCATTCTTTATGATTACTAACGAATTAGGTAAACCAAAAACAATATCATTAGCTTTACCAGATAAAGATCCAGATAATATCTGGTTAGGAGGCTGTGGAATAATGGATGGAAGCCGAATTATAACGATATTACTTGATGATCATGATAGAATCATTTCTTATCATGGACTTCTAGAACGGCCTATAGATTCACCTAAAGAAATGAAGTACGGGAAAGATGGGATTCGTAAGGAATTATACAGTAAAAATAAATCAATTAAAGAATATTCTGCTCAAATCGGAAAGCCAAAAAACGGTGTAATTGTAATTATTAAACCAAGTAAAAAATCCAACTATAAAAACCTAGTTGATATTCTCGATGAAATGGCAATTGCAAAAATTGACACTTATACAATTATAAATAATTTTACACCTGAGGAATCCAAATTATTGGCTGCTAGATAA
- a CDS encoding OsmC family protein, with protein sequence MKFTRKAHANWKGTGMEGKGTISTQSTTLDNAQLSFKTRFENGVGTNPEELIAAAHSGCFTMQLSFLLSEAGYTPEDLHTEATVTFEDGTITQINLDLKGKVPNISEEEFSKAALKAKEICPISKLLKTNITLTINLLS encoded by the coding sequence ATGAAATTTACTAGAAAAGCACATGCCAACTGGAAAGGCACTGGAATGGAAGGAAAAGGAACTATAAGTACTCAAAGTACCACACTAGATAATGCCCAACTATCATTTAAGACCCGTTTTGAAAATGGCGTGGGTACCAATCCCGAAGAGTTAATTGCTGCAGCCCATTCTGGCTGTTTTACAATGCAATTAAGCTTCTTACTATCAGAAGCAGGATATACTCCAGAAGATTTACATACAGAAGCTACAGTGACATTTGAAGATGGTACTATAACCCAGATTAATCTGGATCTAAAAGGAAAGGTTCCAAATATCTCTGAAGAGGAATTTTCTAAAGCAGCCTTAAAAGCCAAAGAAATTTGTCCAATATCTAAGTTATTGAAAACAAATATTACTTTAACCATAAACTTACTTAGTTAA
- a CDS encoding choice-of-anchor I family protein, with the protein MKKHYSKRLFYFSLLLTSTFSWGQTLINYWSFNNPTSVATMTTPNVALVAGTSITALAGGTSFIEFNGGTGQNFDILNLNTRNSEVSGTHLRFSNPIGGALVFALPTTGYKNIIVKFATRRSAQGAGTQNWFYTLDGSSYTSFIPVTPNNGDPGLATLDFTAITGANNNPNFKLKVEFVQGPGGIGGNNRFDNFTTEGTATGGADTTAPVATILPANASTAISTTVTPTITFNESIRLINDNTINNTNVASLLELRLNNATGALIPFNATINDKIITVAPTQALVTNQSYYLALLPNKVEDLSNNAITTTLSSLFTTASPTVSFASNFITINENAANLNFIINLGSPITGSVDLVVKGAPFSTADANDFTLSTQTLHFTNSSALTQTIAIPIIDDNLEEQQAEYFVLSLENPVGFTITGTPTATIYIKDNDRLAPVPSKEIELNYIGSFDPSGSNSSTCEIVVHDKDSQRLFTTSAVAGFLDVINFSDPTAPKVIKSIDMNVYGGVTSVAVKNGLIAVASPNTDESLNGSVVFFNTDGIFQKQVTVGALPDMVTFSPDGKKVMTANEGQPNIDYSVDPEGSVSIIDISGGIATLNQSNVTTLLFTAYNAQEATLIASGIRKLKLTSTLSQDLEPEYVTIGSDSKKAWVTLQENNAIAEIDLTNNTITDIWALGTKDISIPGNGFDVSDNNGEVLIANWPMKAFYLPDGVANYTIGGTTYLVTANEGDEKEYTGFVERTTVGATNLDPTIFPNAAVLKQAYNLGRFRTTNLNGNLDSDADFEAINCLGARSFSIFNTTTKQIVFDSGDDFEMYTAANLPLLFNADHESNTSKTRSRAKGPEPEGVTTAKIGSQTFAFISLERVGGVMAYNVTDPNNVKFVDYKNSRSTSAYVGDHGPEGITYIAPENSPTGKGYILVANEISGTITIFEVDAKSLSAPDFVTDSTPTFSLFPNPSQKGIVYFNRTADIQVFDINGKNVLTTKNAQTINTSQLTTGIYFVKTAEGIVKKMIVK; encoded by the coding sequence ATGAAAAAACACTACTCAAAAAGGTTATTTTACTTTTCTTTACTCCTAACCTCCACTTTCTCTTGGGGACAAACATTAATCAATTACTGGTCTTTTAATAATCCAACATCAGTAGCAACAATGACAACACCAAATGTTGCATTAGTCGCAGGCACTTCGATAACTGCCCTTGCAGGAGGAACCAGTTTTATAGAATTTAATGGCGGAACTGGACAAAACTTTGATATTTTAAATTTAAACACGCGTAATAGCGAAGTTTCAGGTACTCATTTACGTTTTAGCAATCCTATAGGCGGTGCTCTTGTATTTGCATTGCCAACTACGGGTTACAAAAATATAATTGTAAAATTTGCTACCCGCCGTTCCGCACAAGGAGCTGGAACTCAAAACTGGTTCTATACTCTTGACGGAAGTAGCTATACTTCATTTATACCTGTCACACCAAACAATGGAGATCCAGGATTGGCAACTTTAGATTTTACTGCAATCACAGGTGCAAATAACAATCCTAATTTTAAATTAAAAGTAGAGTTTGTTCAAGGCCCTGGAGGAATTGGAGGAAACAATCGCTTTGACAATTTCACTACAGAAGGTACAGCAACTGGCGGCGCAGATACAACCGCTCCAGTAGCAACCATTTTACCAGCAAATGCAAGTACAGCTATTAGCACTACTGTTACCCCTACAATCACTTTTAACGAAAGCATTCGCTTAATAAATGATAATACTATAAACAACACAAATGTTGCTTCTTTATTAGAATTACGCTTAAACAATGCAACTGGTGCTTTAATTCCTTTTAATGCAACAATAAATGATAAAATTATTACTGTTGCTCCAACACAAGCACTAGTGACTAACCAAAGCTATTATTTGGCATTATTACCAAACAAGGTTGAAGATTTAAGCAATAATGCAATTACTACTACTCTATCTTCTCTATTTACAACAGCAAGTCCAACTGTTTCATTTGCTTCAAACTTTATTACTATAAACGAAAATGCAGCAAACTTAAATTTTATAATCAATTTAGGAAGTCCAATAACAGGTTCTGTCGATTTGGTTGTAAAAGGAGCCCCTTTTAGCACCGCTGATGCAAATGATTTTACTTTAAGTACACAAACCTTGCATTTTACAAATTCTAGCGCTTTAACGCAGACTATTGCAATTCCTATTATCGATGACAACCTAGAAGAACAGCAAGCTGAATATTTTGTGTTGAGTTTAGAAAACCCTGTTGGTTTTACAATTACTGGAACTCCAACAGCAACAATTTACATAAAAGACAACGATCGCTTAGCTCCTGTTCCTAGTAAAGAAATTGAACTAAATTATATTGGTAGTTTTGACCCATCTGGGAGCAACAGTAGTACCTGCGAAATTGTAGTTCATGATAAAGATTCTCAACGTTTATTCACCACAAGCGCTGTTGCAGGATTCTTAGATGTAATAAACTTTAGTGACCCAACTGCTCCCAAAGTAATAAAATCTATAGATATGAATGTTTATGGTGGCGTAACAAGCGTAGCTGTAAAAAACGGACTTATAGCCGTTGCTTCTCCAAATACAGATGAATCTCTTAATGGCTCCGTAGTTTTTTTTAACACTGATGGTATTTTCCAAAAACAAGTAACTGTAGGTGCATTACCAGATATGGTAACTTTTTCACCAGATGGAAAAAAAGTAATGACTGCCAATGAAGGACAGCCAAATATTGATTACAGCGTTGACCCCGAAGGTTCTGTAAGCATAATTGATATTTCTGGTGGAATTGCTACTTTGAATCAATCGAATGTTACTACATTACTTTTTACAGCTTATAATGCTCAGGAAGCTACTTTAATTGCGTCTGGAATACGAAAATTGAAACTAACCAGTACTTTATCTCAAGATTTAGAACCTGAATATGTTACTATCGGTTCTGACTCCAAAAAAGCATGGGTAACTTTACAAGAAAACAATGCTATTGCCGAAATTGATTTGACCAACAATACCATAACCGATATTTGGGCATTAGGAACTAAAGATATTAGCATTCCAGGAAATGGTTTTGATGTGTCTGATAACAATGGTGAAGTATTAATTGCTAATTGGCCTATGAAAGCTTTTTATCTTCCAGATGGCGTTGCTAATTACACTATAGGTGGAACTACTTACTTGGTTACTGCAAATGAAGGTGATGAAAAAGAATACACTGGTTTTGTCGAAAGAACTACTGTGGGCGCAACTAATCTTGATCCAACTATTTTTCCTAATGCAGCCGTACTAAAACAGGCCTATAATTTGGGACGCTTTAGAACCACAAATCTAAATGGAAATCTAGATAGCGATGCAGATTTTGAAGCCATTAATTGCTTAGGAGCACGCTCTTTTTCTATTTTTAATACAACTACCAAGCAAATTGTTTTTGATAGTGGAGATGACTTCGAAATGTACACTGCAGCAAATTTACCATTGCTTTTTAATGCTGATCACGAAAGCAATACTTCAAAAACAAGAAGCCGAGCCAAAGGTCCAGAACCTGAAGGAGTAACAACTGCTAAAATAGGAAGTCAAACTTTTGCCTTTATATCATTAGAGCGCGTTGGTGGCGTCATGGCTTATAATGTTACCGACCCAAATAATGTAAAATTTGTAGATTATAAAAATAGCCGAAGCACATCGGCATACGTAGGAGATCATGGACCAGAAGGAATCACTTATATAGCTCCAGAAAATAGCCCTACAGGAAAAGGTTACATACTTGTTGCCAATGAAATAAGTGGCACAATAACCATTTTTGAAGTAGACGCTAAAAGCTTATCAGCTCCTGATTTTGTCACAGATAGTACTCCTACTTTTTCACTATTCCCTAACCCATCACAAAAAGGAATTGTTTATTTTAACAGAACTGCCGATATACAAGTATTTGATATAAATGGAAAAAATGTTTTAACTACCAAAAATGCACAAACCATCAATACATCTCAACTTACAACAGGAATTTATTTTGTAAAAACAGCTGAAGGAATTGTAAAAAAGATGATTGTAAAATAG
- the tpiA gene encoding triose-phosphate isomerase — translation MRKKIVAGNWKMHKNAEQTEDLLNELIAKLPTVSEAQVIVAPTFVNLASAVAHLEFTTIEVAAQNVHQAESGAFTGEVSADMLKSVGVDYVILGHSERRAIFKESDALIANKVDTSLKHELTVIFCFGEELKDRQTGNHFNVVENQLTDGLFQIEKESWANVILAYEPVWAIGTGETASPEQAQEMHEFIRETVRKAFGKEIAEEVSILYGGSVKPENAKEIFSKPDVDGGLIGGAALKADDFVAIVTAI, via the coding sequence ATGAGAAAAAAAATTGTTGCAGGAAACTGGAAAATGCATAAAAACGCAGAACAAACTGAAGATTTATTAAATGAGTTAATTGCTAAATTACCAACTGTAAGTGAGGCTCAAGTAATTGTTGCTCCTACTTTTGTAAACTTAGCTTCTGCGGTTGCACATTTAGAGTTTACAACTATTGAAGTTGCTGCACAAAATGTACATCAAGCTGAAAGTGGCGCTTTTACAGGTGAGGTTTCTGCAGATATGCTAAAAAGTGTTGGTGTAGATTACGTAATTCTTGGACACTCTGAGCGTAGAGCTATTTTTAAAGAATCAGATGCTCTTATTGCAAATAAAGTAGATACTTCATTGAAACATGAATTAACAGTTATTTTCTGTTTTGGAGAAGAATTAAAAGACCGTCAAACTGGAAACCACTTTAATGTTGTTGAAAACCAATTAACAGATGGTTTATTCCAAATAGAAAAAGAATCTTGGGCAAATGTTATCCTTGCTTACGAACCTGTTTGGGCTATTGGAACTGGAGAAACTGCTTCACCAGAACAAGCACAAGAAATGCACGAATTTATTAGAGAAACTGTTCGTAAAGCTTTTGGAAAAGAGATTGCTGAAGAAGTTTCTATTTTATACGGAGGAAGTGTAAAACCAGAAAATGCAAAAGAAATTTTCTCTAAACCAGACGTAGACGGTGGTCTTATTGGTGGGGCTGCATTAAAAGCAGATGATTTTGTTGCTATTGTAACTGCAATCTAA
- a CDS encoding TlpA family protein disulfide reductase — translation MKQIVLLLIAFATFSCTNAQKTAFSKEALSEKLLATDNSQVAFKDILKKYKGKTLVIEVWASWCGDCVKAMPKVKELQANNPDVSYLFLSADKTADKWKAGIEKHEIKGDHFMMNDGMKGVFGKAIDLDWIPRYIIVDKKGKIVLYRAVETDFEKINQTLQSLK, via the coding sequence ATGAAACAAATAGTTCTATTGCTTATTGCTTTTGCTACGTTTTCTTGTACAAATGCACAAAAAACTGCTTTTTCTAAAGAAGCACTCTCAGAAAAATTATTAGCTACTGATAATAGTCAAGTTGCCTTCAAAGACATACTGAAAAAATACAAAGGAAAAACTTTGGTTATAGAAGTTTGGGCTTCTTGGTGTGGTGATTGTGTAAAAGCAATGCCAAAAGTAAAAGAATTGCAAGCGAACAATCCAGATGTATCTTACTTATTCCTTTCTGCTGATAAAACAGCTGATAAATGGAAAGCTGGAATCGAAAAACATGAAATAAAAGGAGATCATTTTATGATGAATGATGGTATGAAAGGTGTTTTTGGAAAAGCAATCGATTTAGATTGGATTCCTAGATATATCATTGTAGACAAAAAAGGTAAAATTGTTTTATACCGTGCAGTCGAAACTGATTTTGAAAAAATCAACCAAACATTACAAAGCTTAAAATAA
- a CDS encoding alpha/beta hydrolase, with amino-acid sequence MSKTPNSTFILFFMLLSIFSFGQEKTQDSTQAYIFFIHNKFLEENDLNAKHPEYGRAEYNEIIKSFKDDNFIVFSELRNKNTDFDKYTKKIVKQINSLIKKGVKPNKITVIGTSKGGYIAQYVSTYLANPNVNFVFIGCFTDADIQEIPDLNYCGNILTIYEKSDIYGVSAIKRKETSKLKINHFKEIELNTNLKHGFLFKALDDWIVPCKKWANGNYQLK; translated from the coding sequence ATGAGCAAAACACCAAATTCTACGTTTATCTTATTTTTTATGCTTTTAAGTATCTTTTCTTTTGGACAAGAAAAAACACAAGATTCAACGCAAGCCTATATCTTTTTTATACATAATAAATTTCTTGAGGAAAATGATTTGAATGCTAAGCATCCTGAATACGGAAGAGCTGAATACAACGAAATCATTAAATCATTTAAAGACGATAATTTTATTGTTTTCAGTGAACTAAGAAACAAGAATACTGATTTTGACAAATACACTAAAAAGATCGTAAAGCAAATTAATAGTTTAATTAAAAAAGGTGTTAAGCCAAATAAAATCACAGTAATCGGTACTTCAAAAGGTGGTTATATTGCACAATATGTTTCTACTTATTTGGCAAATCCTAATGTCAATTTTGTATTTATTGGATGTTTTACAGATGCCGACATACAAGAAATCCCTGATTTAAATTATTGTGGAAATATCTTAACCATTTATGAAAAATCAGATATTTATGGTGTTTCTGCAATAAAACGAAAAGAAACTTCAAAGCTAAAAATCAACCATTTTAAAGAAATTGAACTAAATACAAATCTAAAACATGGCTTTTTATTCAAAGCATTAGATGACTGGATTGTGCCTTGCAAAAAATGGGCAAATGGCAATTATCAATTAAAATAA